A stretch of the bacterium SCSIO 12827 genome encodes the following:
- a CDS encoding flagellar biosynthesis protein FlgA — protein MYIYQELAARAAAGKPVRVGLIGAGKFGSMFLSQVPTTPGLDVAVIADLSPDGTKKACRNVGWPDDLIAKTKFVDDAMAMMQAGGVDVVVEATGNPVVGLVHAREAIRNGIHIVMVNVEADVLAGGLLAEEARKAGVVYSMAYGDQPALTCELVEWARATGFEVIAAGKGTKYLPSYHASTPDTVWDHYGLTPEQAAAAGMNSQMFNSFLDGTKSALEMAAIANGTGLTPPSDGLNFPAAGMDDLAHVLRPIADGGMLEHKGQVEVVSSLERDGRPVFKDLRWGVYVVIEAPNDYAAACFRQYGMNTDASGRYSAMFKPFHLIGLELNISILSAALLNKPTGSTLGFRGDVVATAKRDLKAGEMLDGEGGFTVWGKLYPAEKSLKLGGLPIGLAHKVKLKADIPANQPVRWQDVDADETLDAVKIRREMEAHFRLPVAAE, from the coding sequence TTGTATATCTATCAAGAACTCGCGGCCCGCGCCGCAGCGGGTAAGCCCGTTCGTGTCGGCCTGATCGGGGCCGGGAAATTCGGCTCCATGTTCCTGTCGCAGGTGCCGACGACGCCGGGCCTGGACGTCGCCGTCATTGCCGATCTGAGCCCCGACGGCACCAAGAAGGCCTGCCGCAACGTCGGCTGGCCGGACGACCTGATTGCCAAGACCAAATTCGTCGACGATGCCATGGCCATGATGCAGGCGGGCGGCGTGGACGTGGTCGTCGAGGCCACGGGCAACCCGGTCGTTGGCCTGGTCCATGCGCGGGAAGCCATCCGCAACGGCATCCACATCGTCATGGTCAATGTCGAGGCCGACGTTCTGGCCGGCGGCCTGTTGGCCGAAGAAGCCCGCAAGGCGGGCGTCGTCTATTCCATGGCCTACGGCGATCAGCCGGCCCTGACCTGTGAATTGGTCGAATGGGCGCGGGCCACGGGTTTCGAGGTCATTGCCGCGGGCAAGGGCACCAAATACCTGCCGTCCTATCATGCCTCGACCCCGGACACGGTCTGGGACCACTACGGCCTGACCCCGGAACAGGCGGCCGCCGCCGGCATGAATAGCCAGATGTTCAACAGCTTTCTCGACGGCACCAAGTCGGCCCTGGAAATGGCGGCCATCGCCAACGGCACGGGCCTCACCCCGCCGTCGGACGGCCTGAATTTCCCGGCCGCCGGCATGGACGATCTTGCCCATGTCCTGCGCCCCATCGCCGACGGTGGGATGCTGGAACACAAGGGTCAGGTCGAGGTCGTGTCGTCCCTGGAACGCGACGGCCGCCCGGTGTTCAAGGATCTGCGCTGGGGCGTCTATGTGGTGATCGAAGCCCCCAACGATTACGCCGCCGCCTGCTTCCGCCAGTACGGCATGAACACGGATGCCTCCGGGCGCTATTCCGCCATGTTCAAGCCGTTCCACCTGATCGGTCTGGAATTGAATATCTCGATCCTGTCGGCGGCGCTGTTGAACAAGCCGACGGGCTCGACCCTGGGCTTCCGAGGCGACGTCGTGGCGACGGCCAAACGCGACCTGAAGGCGGGCGAAATGCTCGACGGCGAGGGCGGATTCACCGTCTGGGGCAAGCTGTACCCGGCGGAAAAATCGCTAAAGCTCGGCGGCCTGCCCATCGGTCTGGCCCATAAGGTCAAGTTGAAGGCCGACATTCCAGCCAATCAGCCGGTGCGATGGCAGGACGTGGACGCCGACGAAACCCTGGATGCGGTGAAAATTCGCCGGGAAATGGAAGCGCACTTCCGTTTGCCGGTCGCGGCCGAATAA